The Bradyrhizobium guangxiense genomic sequence TGACGCAACTGCTGCTCGCCGACATCGTCCGCCGTCTCACCCATGACGCGCGCGCGGTCATGTTCGCCGTGCTGATGCCGGAGGCCGCGCTCTATTACGGCCTGCTGATGGCCAAGGTCGCGCCCGACGTGGCGATGATCCCGTTCGCGGTGGCGATGATGTGGTCGCTTGTACGGCTGGCGCAAAGCGGCGACGGACGCTGGTGGCTGGCGGCCGGCCTGTTCGCCGGCCTCTCGATGCTGTCGAAATTCACCGCGATCATGTTCGCGCCGGCGGTTGCGGCCTTTCTGCTGGTGCCGGACTGGCGCTGGCGCTGGTTGCGCAGCCCCTATCCTTATCTTGCCGTGCTGGTTGCGGCCGTCGTGTTCTCGCCGGTGCTGATCTGGAACGCCCAGCACGATTGGGCCTCGTTCCGCTTCCAGGGCGTGCGCGCCACCGCCAATTACGGCATCTCGCTGCGCACCATCGGCGATTACATCGGCCTGCAATTCGGCCTGGTCGGTTTTGTCATGTTGCCGGTGGTGCTGACCGGGCTGGCGCTGACGGCATGGCGCGGCTATCGCACGCGGGAGCCGGTCGCGATCCTGCTGTCGACCGCGGTGCTGGTGCCGTTCTGCTATTTCTTCGCCAAGTCGATGACGCTCCGGGTCGGCGACACCTGGCCGATGTTCATGTGGCCGGTCGGCTTCGCCGCAGCCGCCGTGAACCTCGCGACGATGATGAAGGAGGGATGGTCGGCACGCATGCTCAGATCGTCACTGTTCTGGGCCAGGACAGCGGTCGTCTCCGGCATCGCCTTCGTCGTCATCGTGTTCCTGTACTACGTCGCCGCGCCCTGGAACCTGCTCGGCAAGATCGATCCGATCGGCGCCGAGGCGGGTTACGAGCAGGTCGCCGCGCGTGCACAAGCCGCGCTCGACGAAACCGGCGCGACCTGGATCGCGACCACCGACTACCGCACCTACGCCATGATGCGTTGGCTGTTCCGCGGCCGCGTGCCGGTCATCGAGATCAATGAGCGCGGCCGCTTTCAGGATTTCCGCGATCCCGGCATCGACAA encodes the following:
- a CDS encoding glycosyltransferase family 39 protein produces the protein MLIAVLVIAAMTLLRIVYASAIELRTDEAYYWTWSKESALSFLDHPPGIAWLIRFGTAIFGDTVLGVRFGGIVAMLLTQLLLADIVRRLTHDARAVMFAVLMPEAALYYGLLMAKVAPDVAMIPFAVAMMWSLVRLAQSGDGRWWLAAGLFAGLSMLSKFTAIMFAPAVAAFLLVPDWRWRWLRSPYPYLAVLVAAVVFSPVLIWNAQHDWASFRFQGVRATANYGISLRTIGDYIGLQFGLVGFVMLPVVLTGLALTAWRGYRTREPVAILLSTAVLVPFCYFFAKSMTLRVGDTWPMFMWPVGFAAAAVNLATMMKEGWSARMLRSSLFWARTAVVSGIAFVVIVFLYYVAAPWNLLGKIDPIGAEAGYEQVAARAQAALDETGATWIATTDYRTYAMMRWLFRGRVPVIEINERGRFQDFRDPGIDKIKGHAGIYVGREPDDRSSLWENIPAKREQLGRVERRWRGVLADTYVIEKLTGWTPELSPPKDSPLFWWKVLAGELEKRELGFSYPPLQAGPSHMGMMSPVTILRDARRWRALRMRTEGISLVSTASDIA